The segment TGAGGGAGGCTTCGAGCTGACTCGGGTGATGGCATCGCGCAACGTGGTCTTCGCCCTTCTTGGGGCGGCCGGGCTTGTTCTAAGACGTTCCTATGTCGGCCCACTGCAACAGATCGTCCACTCGTACGGCGGGAACCTGTCGGTCTCCTTCGCCCTCTACTTCGCGTCGGTCAGCGCGACCCGCAGGTACCGACACCCGCGTCTTTTCGCGGCGCTAATCACGCTCGCGGCAGTCACGTCCTTCGAGATCACAGACGGTTTCGGCGTCATGGCAAACGTGTACGACGCGGTCGACCTCCTCGCAAACGGTGCGGGAGTGGGGTTCGCGGTCCTGGTGGATCTACTCTCCGACCGGCTCATGAGCAGTGGACATGGCGACAGGTCGGCGGTTACCGAACAAGCGCTTCCAGCGGACGGCCGGGAGCGCTAGCTTGAAGAGAGGCGCTCGGCCGCCGCCGAAACGCCCAACGTTGGGCCGCACGATGTCAAAGTGAAATTCAATGTCAGCGACAAAAATCTACGCGGTAACAGTCAATCACAACACCTCCCACTTCGTGGAGCTGATGCTACGCACGCTATTCTATAAAAACGATCTGAGTGGCATTGATTTCCATATGCTTGTGTTGGACAACAGCTCAGGCGATGAGCACTTGGGTCAACTGCAAGCCTATCTGGCAGAGCAGCGTATCCCCCTTATCCAAACAGGCTTTGACAACTCCCTCGCTCCAGAGAAGCATGGGGCAGCGTTTGACAGTTTCGTTGAGGAATATGACGACTGCACACACTACCTGTTTCTCGACAGCGATATTTGGTTTGTCGAGGATAACACTATTCCCACCATGTTGAGTGAATTGCTGGAATCTCCGCCCTCAGTCTTTGCCAATCAAGCCAGGATTTATGGATACTACGCCTATCGAGTCATCGAAGGTAGAGATGGCAACCCAGGTATTGGTGATGTAGACGATTTTCCGACCTGGCAGGTTTCCTGCTACGACACAGAGTATACCACTCGTTTGGTTCGTCGCTGTAGTCCTGCGTGCAGTCTTGTTGCTAACATCCCGGTCTTTCGAAAGGTGGTAGAGACAATTGGTTTGGGTCGAGCAATGGGCTTTGAAGTAGGCAGCGCAAAGTGGTACGACACATTCAGCTTGATGACTCACGTAATGGCTACGCACGACTTGCGCTTCATAGTGTCGTCAAAGAGAGTCAACCATTTCACAATGACGGGATATCAGCCCGAGGCACGTGAGCTAAAGGACAGCAACTGTCTGACGATGCTAGAGGAGTTGCGGGCCGGGCGAGGGATGGAGATCAATCTGTTTCGAGAGTCTGACTGGAAGAAGCAGGTCGAACGAGACCAACGATGAATCTCAGGGCAAAGCGCGGCCCGACCCTGCTTGCAGCCGACGCCGCTTCGCGGCCTTGTATCGCGGCACGATTTGGTTATGTGCGGAGTCTTTTCAAGCGAGGCTCGATGGGTAAGTCGCGGCGCGGCTGAAGCACACCGTTATGCCGCCGGTTGCATGAAGCGAGCATTCCCAGACACCACTTCGGAACCGCAGCGGCGCGTCCCTGTCGCGTATATCTATTGAGGCAATGGACATGATACCTGTGACTTTTGATGAGCTTTACGAAAAGGCAAAATCTGTAGTCAATCCACGCAAGCTTTCTGAGGATGCTGAGGCTGGGGGAGTTAGTGCCGCTATTCTCGCCGAAAGCGGAATGGTGTATACAGGCGTGTGTATTGATACCGCATGCTCCATGGGTTTCTGTGCAGAACACGCCGCTGCGGCAGCTATGATAACTGCTGGTGAAAGCCGTGTACGAAAGATCATCGCCGTTGGATGGGACGGACGTATCCTACCGCCCTGTGGTCGTTGCCGTGAATTCATAAGCCAGCTTCACAACGACAATCTAGACACTGAAGTAATGGTTGGCGAAGGTGTAGTCGTGACCATCCGAGAATTATTGCCTTATGATTGGCGTGGGTCAGCGGATGCACCAAGTTGACCCCCTTTCACGTCGAGGCGTGGCGGCGGGCGGCAGCATTCGCTATCATGGCATTCAGAGAGCAATCGTACAAGCACGTGAATGATAGAGGGGAATGTGGATAAATCGCAACTTCTGAAACGCTTGGACGAGGCCTGGAACGCACTCGAGGCGTCATACGCTGGTCTGCCGGACTCGGAGATGATGGAGCCTGGTGTCACAGGCACCTGGTCGATCAAAGACATCATCGCGCACGTGACCTCGTGGGAAGAGGAGTCGC is part of the bacterium genome and harbors:
- a CDS encoding cytidine deaminase, with product MTFDELYEKAKSVVNPRKLSEDAEAGGVSAAILAESGMVYTGVCIDTACSMGFCAEHAAAAAMITAGESRVRKIIAVGWDGRILPPCGRCREFISQLHNDNLDTEVMVGEGVVVTIRELLPYDWRGSADAPS